In one Lolium rigidum isolate FL_2022 chromosome 3, APGP_CSIRO_Lrig_0.1, whole genome shotgun sequence genomic region, the following are encoded:
- the LOC124699125 gene encoding glutathione S-transferase 4-like has product MAPMKLYGWAVSPWMARVLVCLEEAGAEYELVPMSRSGGDHRQPEHLARNPFGEIPVLEDGDLTLYQSRAIARHILRKYKPELLRSGNLEESAMVDVWVDVDAHQLEPIIRPVVFNVIIHPFVGIDCDQDLVDGSIEKLKKTLEVYEARLSSSKYLAGDFVSLADLTHFSFMRYFMATQYAEVVEAYPHVKAWWEALLARPSVKKVMAGMPPDFGFGSGNIP; this is encoded by the exons ATGGCGCCGATGAAGTTGTACGGGTGGGCTGTGTCACCGTGGATGGCGAGGGTGCTGGTCTGCCTTGAGGAGGCTGGCGCCGAGTACGAGCTCGTGCCGATGAGTAGGAGCGGCGGCGACCACCGGCAGCCTGAGCACCTcgccagaaac CCCTTCGGTGAGATCCCAGTGTTGGAGGATGGCGATCTGACGCTTTACC AATCCCGGGCCATCGCGAGGCACATTCTTCGCAAATACAAACCCGAGCTTCTAAGATCAGGCAACCTGGAGGAATCCGCGATGGTGGACGTGTGGGTCGATGTGGATGCCCACCAGCTCGAGCCCATAATACGGCCCGTCGTCTTCAACGTCATCATCCACCCGTTCGTGGGGATCGACTGCGACCAGGATCTCGTCGACGGGAGCATCGAGAAGCTGAAGAAGACACTGGAGGTGTACGAGGCGAGGCTGTCGAGCTCGAAGTATCTGGCGGGCGATTTCGTGAGCCTGGCGGACCTCACCCACTTCTCCTTCATGCGGTACTTCATGGCGACGCAGTATGCGGAAGTGGTCGAAGCGTACCCGCACGTCAAGGCCTGGTGGGAGGCGCTGCTGGCGAGGCCATCCGTGAAGAAGGTGATGGCCGGCATGCCTCCGGATTTTGGATTCGGGAGTGGGAACATACCGTAA
- the LOC124699124 gene encoding nuclear transport factor 2-like, translated as MAMQATAHSAQVVGSVFVNQYYNLLNGSPDQVHKFYQDASTIGWAGSDGVMEYATTMPEINKKIMSMDFTNYLTKIDNADSVLSINGSALVVVTGSFTSVSDDVCQRFTQTFLLAPQETGGYFVLNDILRFLSESNQEDGENHKDEPAALSDTTPAAVEEPLTTDPVVTVASGELLNPTVDSTTVENNPTANGTTVENNVKSPVEVTKGDVKKTPVAASPPPAQKDVPKKHPVTASPAPPAQNDAVKKTYASIVKDNKEVSPAVKPKIAKPVSKPPTKVVQESAKPPQAAETTPASTSATKSNSPHDEQGFSVFVRGLPSRSTVKMVAEDFKKFGAIKAGGIQVRNNKFDEFCFGFVEFESQQSMQAAIEASPIFIAEKEVIIEKKRTTTRVVNGVVMNGGRFQYARGAQNFRGQGGGYANDANYRRWENDEGYRHQNEFSGRGRGSPHGNGYHQYGNGFHQKGNEKYVRVNNGPKEAPVAARVNNGPKEAPAAARVNNGPKEAPAAACVNNVPKEAPVAARGNNGPKEPAPVNAGPKQTPVAEK; from the exons ATGGCGATGCAGGCAACAGCACACAGTGCCCAAGTG GTCGGCTCTGTATTTGTCAACCAATATTACAATCTTCTGAACGGGTCGCCAGATCAGGTGCACAAGTTTTATCAGGACGCCAGCACGATTGGCTGGGCAGGTTCTGATGGGGTCATGGAATATGCAACCACAATGCCT GAGATCAACAAGAAAATCATGTCCATGGACTTCACCAACTACTTGACCAAGATAGACAATGCAGATTCAGTGCTGTCTATCAATGGCAGTGCCCTCGTTGTCGTTACTGGATCCTTCACGTCCGTATCTGATGATGTCTGCCAAAGATTTACGCAGACCTTCCTCCTTGCGCCACAAGAAACTGGTGGCTATTTTGTTCTCAATGATATATTAAGGTTCTTGTCAGAAAGTAACCAAGAAGATGGAGAAAATCACAAGGATGAGCCTGCTGCTCTATCAG ATACTACTCCGGCTGCGGTGGAGGAGCCTCTGACCACTGACCCTGTGGTTACTGTTGCTTCCGGGGAACTTCTGAACCCCACTGTTGACAGTACAACTGTTGAAAATAACCCCACTGCTAATGGCACAACTGTTGAAAACAATGTCAAGTCACCTGTAGAAGTTACCAAAGGGGATGTTAAAAAGACCCCTGTtgctgcttctcctcctccagctcagaAAGATGTTCCCAAAAAGCATCCTGTTACTGCTTCTCCCGCTCCTCCTGCTCAGAATGATGCCGTGAAGAAAACCTATGCATCAATT GTGAAGGACAATAAGGAGGTCTCACCAGCTGTCAAGCCTAAGATTGCTAAACCTGTGTCCAAGCCTCCGACAAAGGTTGTTCAAGAAAGTGCAAAACCTCCTCAGGCTGCTGAAACCACTCCAGCTAGCACGAGTGCTACCAAAAGCAACTCTCCTCATGATG AGCAAGGCTTTTCGGTTTTCGTAAGAGGTTTGCCTTCACGTTCAACTGTTAAAATGGTTGCAGAAGATTTTAAGAAATTTGGTGCTATCAAAGCAGGTGGCATCCAAGTTAGGAACAATAAG TTTGATGAATTCTGTTTTGGCTTTGTTGAGTTTGAATCTCAGCAATCTATGCAAGCAGCAATTGAG GCATCTCCgatttttattgctgagaaagagGTAATCATTGAGAAGAAGCGAACCACTACGCGAG TTGTGAATGGTGTCGTCATGAATGGTGGCCGCTTTCAGTATGCTCGTGGTGCACAAAATTTCAGAGGACAGGGCGGCGGCTATGCCAACGATGCAAACTATCGCAGGTGGGAGAACGATGAGGGCTACCGACATCAGAACGAGTTCTCAGGTCGTGGGAGAGGGTCGCCCCATGGGAATGGTTATCACCAATATGGGAATGGCTTCCATCAGAAAGGGAACGAGAAATATGTCCGCGTCAACAACGGTCCCAAGGAAGCACCGGTTGCTGCCCGCGTCAACAACGGTCCCAAGGAAGCACCGGCTGCTGCCCGCGTCAACAACGGTCCCAAGGAAGCACCGGCTGCTGCCTGCGTCAACAACGTTCCCAAGGAAGCACCAGTTGCTGCCCGCGGCAACAACGGTCCCAAGGAACCTGCCCCTGTCAACGCTGGTCCTAAGCAAACACCGGTTGCTGAAAAGTAG